A single region of the Triticum dicoccoides isolate Atlit2015 ecotype Zavitan chromosome 2B, WEW_v2.0, whole genome shotgun sequence genome encodes:
- the LOC119360342 gene encoding bidirectional sugar transporter SWEET6b-like: MVSADVARNIVGIIGNVISFGLFLSPVPTFWRIYKAKGVEEFKPDPYLATLMNCLLWFFYGLPIVHPNSTLVLTINGIGLVIEGAYIIIFIIYAAKNTRWKMLGVLALEAAFVAAVVAGVLLGAHTHEKRSMIVGILCVIFGSIMYASPLTIMARHALYRRITAFLRWLRFQSPCSDTSLSVYHKGSAMAYVPLYVDEIIVTASSTDLLHQLTARLRYEFGLKDLGPLHYFLGIEVVRRADGFFLHQQQYAHKLLEHMGMLNYKPTPMHVECQYLCT; this comes from the exons ATGGTTTCCGCCGACGTGGCCCGCAACATCGTCGGCATCATCGGCAATGTCATCTCCTTCGGTCTCTTCCTCTCCCCTGT GCCGACGTTCTGGCGGATCTACAAGGCCAAGGGCGTGGAGGAGTTCAAACCGGACCCCTACCTGGCGACGCTCATGAACTGCCTGCTCTGGTTCTTTTACGGGCTCCCCATCGTCCACCCCAACAGCACCCTCGTCCTCACCATCAACGGCATCGGCCTTGTCATTGAGGGCGcctacatcatcatcttcatcatctatgCGGCTAAGAACACAAGG TGGAAGATGCTGGGCGTGCTCGCCCTCGAGGCGGCGTTCGTGGCTGCCGTGGTGGCCGGCGTGCTCCTCGGTGCCCACACCCATGAGAAGCGCTCCATGATCGTAGGCATCCTCTGCGTCATCTTCGGCTCCATCATGTACGCCTCCCCGCTCACCATCATG GCACGACATGCGTTGTACCGGCGCATCACCGCCTTCCTCCGATGGCTCAGGTTTCAATCACCCTGCTCTGATACATCATTGTCCGTCTACCATAAGGGCTCTGCTATGGCCTACGTCCCGCTTTACGTCGATGAAATCATTGTGACGGCGTCCTCCACTGACCTCCTTCATCAGCTCACTGCTCGTCTCCGATATGAGTTCGGCCTCAAGGATCTAGGGCCTcttcactacttcctcggcatcgaggtggTACGACGCGCTGACGGGTTCTTTCTTCATCAGCAACAATATGCTCATAAGCTTCTCGAGCACATGGGCATGCTTAACTACAAGCCTACTCCCATGCATGTCGAATGCCAATATCTCTGCACTTGA